In the Muricauda sp. MAR_2010_75 genome, one interval contains:
- a CDS encoding alpha-L-fucosidase — MVKKSIYVALLLVASLTSKVQAQSYVPTKENLQNREWFQDAKFGMFIHWGIYSVLGVHEWVMETQSIDKKTYEKVAPFFNPTEFDAEAWVLLAKSSGMKYITITSKHHDGFAMFDSKLTDWDIMDRTVYQKDIMKQMAEACRKHGLKLFFYYSQLDWNHPDYYPRGETGNKTGRPNGGNWEDYLNFMNGQLTELLTNYGDVAGIWFDGWWDKKEADWQLKKTYGLIHGLQPQALIGSNHHQAPMEGEDFQMFEKDLPGENKGGFSKDAKIGKLPLETAETMAHRWGFSLQDKDYKSSKELIHYLVKAAGYNSNFLLNVGPMPNGKIQPEFVDTLKVIGEWTTKNGESIYGTRGGPVPVQSWGVTTQKDNTVFVHILNWQSNSFLLPKISKDIEGVVDFTTKKPLVYETTSYGTLIQLPDNWNVAMDYIIELTTE, encoded by the coding sequence CAAAGTTATGTTCCCACCAAAGAGAATCTTCAGAACAGGGAATGGTTCCAAGATGCAAAATTTGGCATGTTCATCCATTGGGGCATTTACTCTGTATTGGGTGTGCACGAATGGGTCATGGAAACACAATCCATCGACAAAAAAACCTATGAAAAGGTAGCTCCATTTTTTAATCCGACAGAATTTGATGCCGAGGCCTGGGTGCTCTTGGCCAAATCTTCAGGGATGAAGTACATCACCATCACCTCTAAACACCATGACGGGTTTGCGATGTTCGACAGTAAATTGACAGATTGGGACATCATGGACCGAACGGTGTACCAAAAAGACATCATGAAACAAATGGCCGAGGCCTGTAGAAAACACGGATTGAAGCTTTTCTTTTATTATTCGCAATTGGATTGGAACCATCCCGATTACTATCCACGAGGGGAAACCGGAAATAAAACAGGTAGGCCAAATGGGGGGAACTGGGAAGATTACCTCAATTTTATGAATGGACAACTTACCGAATTGTTGACCAATTATGGTGATGTGGCCGGAATTTGGTTCGATGGTTGGTGGGATAAAAAGGAAGCTGATTGGCAACTCAAGAAGACCTATGGCCTTATTCATGGCCTTCAACCACAGGCCCTTATTGGCAGCAACCACCATCAGGCTCCCATGGAAGGCGAGGATTTTCAAATGTTTGAAAAAGATCTTCCCGGTGAGAACAAGGGTGGGTTCAGTAAAGATGCTAAAATCGGGAAGTTACCGTTGGAAACCGCCGAAACCATGGCGCATCGCTGGGGGTTTTCATTACAGGACAAGGACTATAAGTCCTCAAAAGAACTAATCCACTATTTGGTCAAAGCTGCAGGCTACAACAGCAATTTCCTGCTGAATGTGGGGCCAATGCCCAATGGTAAGATTCAACCAGAGTTTGTGGACACTTTGAAAGTTATTGGGGAATGGACAACCAAAAATGGGGAAAGTATCTATGGTACCCGAGGAGGGCCTGTTCCGGTTCAATCTTGGGGGGTAACTACCCAAAAAGACAATACCGTTTTTGTTCATATCCTCAATTGGCAATCCAATTCCTTTTTATTGCCAAAAATTTCAAAAGATATAGAGGGCGTAGTGGACTTTACTACCAAAAAACCTTTGGTGTATGAAACCACTTCTTATGGCACTTTGATTCAACTTCCAGATAATTGGAATGTTGCTATGGATTACATTATAGAATTAACAACAGAATAA